A single genomic interval of Musa acuminata AAA Group cultivar baxijiao chromosome BXJ3-4, Cavendish_Baxijiao_AAA, whole genome shotgun sequence harbors:
- the LOC103981208 gene encoding mitogen-activated protein kinase 2-like has translation MMESGSAAAGGDGHIKGVQTHGGRYVRYNVYGNLFEVTAKYVPPLRRIGRGASGIVCAAVNSRTHEVVAIKKISNAFDNIIDAKRTLREIKLLCHMNHENVIAIKDIIRPPNRENFNDVYIVYELMDTDLHHIIHSNQPLTDNHCQFFLYQLLRGLKYVHSANVLHRDLKPSNLLINANCDLKIGDFGLARTTSETDFMTEYVVPRWYRAPELLLNCSEYTAAIDIWSVGCIFGEIVTKEPLFPGKDYVHQLRLITELIGSPDDSSLGFLRSDNARRYMRQLPQYPKQQFHARFHTMSNEATDLLEKMLVFDPNKRITVDQALHHPYLASLHEINDEPVCSTPFSFDFEHPSHTEEDIKELIWRESLKFNPDSVVH, from the exons ATGATGGAGTCCGGGTCCGCCGCCGCCGGCGGGGATGGTCACATCAAGGGCGTCCAGACGCACGGCGGGCGATACGTGAGGTACAATGTGTACGGGAACCTCTTCGAGGTCACCGCCAAGTACGTCCCCCCGCTTCGCCGCATCGGCCGCGGCGCTAGCGGCATCGTCTG TGCTGCAGTGAATTCTCGGACCCATGAAGTGGTTGCAATAAAGAAGATCAGCAATGCATTTGATAATATAATTGATGCCAAAAGGACTTTAAGAGAAATAAAGCTTCtttgtcacatgaatcatgagAAT GTTATTGCAATAAAGGACATCATACGCCCTCCAAACAGGGAAAATTTCAATGATGTCTATATTGTTTACGAGTTAATGGATACTGATCTTCATCACATAATACACTCCAACCAGCCATTGACAGACAACCATTGCCAG TTCTTTCTGTATCAATTACTTCGAGGGCTGAAATATGTGCACTCAGCCAATGTCCTGCATCGTGATCTTAAGCCCAGTAATTTGCTGATAAACGCAAATTGTGACCTCAAGATTGGAGATTTTGGATTGGCAAGGACAACTTCTGAGACAGATTTCATGACTGAATATGTTGTCCCACGTTGGTATCGAGCACCGGAACTGCTCCTTAATTGTTCGGAGTACACTGCTGCTATTGACATCTGGTCAGTAGGATGCATATTTGGCGAAATTGTTACCAAGGAACCATTATTTCCTGGTAAAGACTATGTCCATCAGTTAAGGCTGATAACCGAG CTAATAGGTTCACCTGATGACTCAAGCCTCGGATTTCTCCGAAGCGACAATGCCCGAAGATACATGAGACAACTTCCTCAATACCCAAAGCAACAATTTCATGCTAGGTTTCACACCATGTCTAACGAAGCCACTGATTTGCTAGAAAAAATGCTTGTTTTTGATCCAAACAAGCGAATTACTG TTGATCAAGCTCTGCACCACCCATACTTGGCTTCTCTTCATGAAATTAATGATGAACCTGTTTGCTCGACTCCATTCAGTTTCGATTTTGAACATCCATCACATACTGAAGAAGATATCAAAGAACTCATTTGGAGAGAATCACTGAAATTCAACCCAGATTCAGTAGTGCACTAG